Proteins encoded within one genomic window of Pongo pygmaeus isolate AG05252 chromosome 4, NHGRI_mPonPyg2-v2.0_pri, whole genome shotgun sequence:
- the LOC129036271 gene encoding HIG1 domain family member 1A, mitochondrial-like yields the protein MGAIQQMLHRKVPDGQTGVNKADKVYLLGKLTFWERLQAITVSTDTDVSLSSYDEDQGSKLIRRARGPFVPIGMAGFEAIVTYGSYKLKSRGNTKMSLHPIHMRVAAQGCVAGAMTVVMGYSMYQEFWAKPKP from the exons ATGGGTGCCATTCAACAAATGCTTCACCGGAAAGTCCCGGATGGACAAACAGGTGTGAACAAAGCGGACAAAGTCTATCTCCTTGGGAAGCTCACATTTtg GGAGAGACTTCAAGCAATCACTGTATCAACAGACACAGATGTTTCCCTTTCTTCATATGATGAAGATCAGGGATCCAAACTTATTCGAAGAGCCAGAGGCCCATTCGTACCCATTGGAATGGCAGGTTTTGAAGCAATTGTTACATATGGATCATACAAATTGAAGAGCAGGGGAAATACTAAAATGTCCCTTCATCCGATCCACATGCGTGTGGCAGCCCAAGGCTGTGTTGCAGGAGCAATGACTGTTGTTATGGGCTATTCTATGTATCAGGAATTCTGGGCAAAACCTAAGCCTTAA